CCAATCCCCAGTCCCCAATTCCTCAAGAGTACATCCAATTTATCGCTAGCAACTTGGGTTATTACTCGATCGCTATATTTCGATCTGAAGCACCAAGCTTTTGAGATAGACTTTTAATAACTGCGGCTATGACAGCCTTATTTCTAGCCACCAAGCCATGAAAACTAACGTGTAAGACTTCTTCTTGGGTTACGGGTAAACGGGAACTATAGGCAGGTACAATCATTAAATCCCAAGGTGTCCAAATGGATGTGACATCTAGTTTTGCTAACCAAGTGCTGTCTTGATTTAGTTCTGTCAGTAAAGCACTATTTGGTCGCATTTGAATAGCGGCTGGAGTTTGAGAAAAGTAAGCAATAATAGTCCCTTGATGGGGCGAAGCTAAGCTGATATATCGTTTAATACGTTCTATTCCCCCCATTTTTTGGATGTAATAGCGACCAATAATCCCTCCCATACTCAAACCAACCAGATCGAGGGCTTGAGTCGGACTAAAATGACTCTTGACATAGTTATCGACCTGGATAGCTAATTTATCAATGCCTAACTTGCCATTGCTTGGAAATACTTCCACAATATGTACCTCCCACCCACTATATTGGAGGTGGGTAGACATCTGACGGAAAATCCTGGCGGTATCGTTTAAACCAGGGATGAGTAATACTGGATGGCGATCGCTATTATATGTCTCCATTGTGTCTAATTAAAGGTTAAATGGTGAATTTATAGGTTTGCTTCTGCGATCGTAACAATTAGATGGTTATTACCTAAATGGCTTTGTGACGGTTTATTAATTGTCTCTCAGATTAAACCGAAAGACGATCTGGCAGTCGTTATGATGATGATGGGATCTAAAAACTGCTTGAAGTTTCATACTAACCAAGAGGGACGGGAGTTTCAAATGATGTGCGATCGCAGTTAGATGTAAATGTTTGTTAAGAAAGATGGCGTAATCTTGCCTTTGTTCCCTCAGAAACTTAATAATTCGATCTAGACCTCAGTAGTTTTGTCAAGTTAGATCCCTATTGAGCAATTTCAGCGAACAGTCAAGTAACTGTTTAGCTTC
The sequence above is drawn from the Merismopedia glauca CCAP 1448/3 genome and encodes:
- a CDS encoding esterase/lipase family protein yields the protein METYNSDRHPVLLIPGLNDTARIFRQMSTHLQYSGWEVHIVEVFPSNGKLGIDKLAIQVDNYVKSHFSPTQALDLVGLSMGGIIGRYYIQKMGGIERIKRYISLASPHQGTIIAYFSQTPAAIQMRPNSALLTELNQDSTWLAKLDVTSIWTPWDLMIVPAYSSRLPVTQEEVLHVSFHGLVARNKAVIAAVIKSLSQKLGASDRNIAIE